The genomic DNA TTGGTTTCCGTATCCAGCTCTACGTGGACTTCCATGCCCATTACCGGTTCGAACTTTTCTAGGACCTCATCGAAGTCCATCAGGTCATACATCGCAGCAGTCATGCGTGCCATCTTAATACGTCCATGCGCCCGCGCGCTCACGCCCCTAAGCTGAATATTATGACTACACCACATAGCGTTGATGCTGCGCTTATCGATGCCCCATTGATCAACATCGCAGTCTTCCGCACTGCCCCTACCCCTGAGGAGGTAAGCGAGCGCCTGACCACCACTTTTGGTGACCGCCTGGGAGAAATCACACCGGGTAAGAATCCAGGAAGCATCATGGTTGAGCTTGATGATTCATTTTTATTGCACTACCAAGCCGTTGACACCCCTCCCACCCGTGATAGCTATGGCCTCCACCCCATTTTGAGCGCGGATGCCCGCGGCCTTGATTCCGCCACCGCACAAATCCTCGTCACTGTTTTCGCGCAGAATGACGAGCAAGACCGCGCGAAGCAATTCCGCGAAGCCCGCCGCAAACACCTCGAATTGCTCTCCAAGGCCACTGCCGTGGTGGCCGAACACCCTGACTGCTTGATAGTCCACAATCCTCGCGGCAACGTATCCATCGCACCGAATACTTTCCTCGAGGCCGTTCGGGACAACCTTGCCCCGATGCACATCGCCCCAGTGTGGCTCACCCAAAAAGGAAACAAGATCTTGGGTTATACCGTTGGGCTCGTCCAAGCCGGACACCCCGAAATTCAGGCGGCTACCGAATCCATGGATCCCACCGATCTTTATTACAAGCTAGCTAATATTGCAGACCACGTTCTCCAAGGTGCCACCGTCAAAGACGGCGACACCCTAAGTTTCGAGCAAGGCCAGCCCCCACTGACCGTGGCAAAAGAGCCCTGGTTTGTAGACGAGTCTCTTCCTGCGGTCACGATTAACTTCTAGCGAATTCTTCCACCCTTACGGGAATCCGAATAACGGCAGATGGCTGCCAGCACTGCACCGGAAAGGTTGTGCCACACGGAAAAGACAGCGCCGGGCAGGGCAGCCAGTGGATTCATGTAAGTCGATGCCAGGGACGTCGCCAAGCCGGAGTTTTGCATGCCCACCTCGACGGCCATGGTGCGACGGGCGGTAATAGCTTGTTTGGTCACCGCTCCTGCAAGGTAGCCCAGCAGATAGCCACAGGCATTATGGATAGCTACGGCCCCAAAGACCAGCGCACCCGCCATAGCGATGGGGTCGTGCGCACCGCCGACCACGATGCACACAATGGCGGAAATCGCGGCAACTGAGATCCACGGCAATGCTGCGTTAATCTTTGCCACCAAGCGTGGAAATAGCATGCCGACAAGGATGCCGGCCACGACGGGAATGAGAACTACTTTGACGATGGACCACGCCATCGCCGGAGCGGAGACTGGCATATACTCCCCCGCCAACCACAAGGTCAACAAAGGGGTTAGAACCGGCGCAAGTAACGTGGAAATTGATGTCATGGTTACTGAAAGAGCGACATCACCGCGGGCAAGGTAAGAGACCACATTAGAGCTCGTGCCGCCAGGAGCACAGCCCACTAGAATGACGCCGGCCGCCACCTCATCAGGCAGATCCATGACCGCAACCACCAGCAGCGCTACCAGCGGCATGATCACAAACTGAGCCACGACTCCGATGAGCACCGGAAGAGGCCTGCGCGCCACTAGGGCAAAATCCACTGGTTTAAGGGTAAGCCCCATACCGAACATGACGATTCCCAGCAGCGGGGTGACCTGAGGGGCGAAGGAGGCTGCGGTGTCCGGCGCGAGGTAGCCAATTACTCCACCGATAATCACAAGCACGGGAAAGCCCAGCGCTGCAATGAACGCTTGGCGGTCTTGTGCTGAAGAGGGCGCGGGCCGCGCCTCTACCCGATTATCTGTCCTTCTATCGATACTCATGGACAAAAGAACACGCTCCCACCCAGTGGGAGCGCTATCTTAATATTCGGAACGCGGAATGCCTCTAGCCAAAGAGCGCCTGGGCGTTGCGGTAACGCGATTCCGGTACCGTCTTCAATTGGCCCACGGCATCTTCGAGTGGAACTAGGTCAATATTTTCACCATGCAGGGCAACACACATGCCGGATTTGCCCTCGTGAATAGCACGGGCTGCATGTACACCGTATCGAGTCGCAAGGACGCGGTCATAGGCCGTCGGCGTGCCGCCGCGCTGGATATGCCCCAGCACGGTCGTACGCACGTCATACCCGGTGCGTGCCTTGATTTCATCGCCGATTACCTGGCCGATGCCGTTAAAGGTCTGGTGACCGAACTGATCGACGCCGCCGGCCTCGAAGTCCATCGTCCCTTCCTTTGGGAGGGCGCCTTCTGCCACGCAGATAATGCCGTACTTCTCACCCATCTGGAAGCGGCGTTCCATCGCCTTCGTAATCTCCGCGATATCGAAAGGCTCTTCCGGTACCACGGTATAGTGCGCACCGCCTGCCATGCCCGCATGCAGGGCAATCCATCCCACGTGGCGGCCCATAACCTCCACGATCAGGATGCGATTATGGGACTCTGCGGTGGTGTGCAGACGGTCGATAGCATCGGTGGCCACAGAAACCGCAGTATCGAAACCAAAGGTGTAATCGGTGGCATTGACGTCATTATCAATGGTCTTCGGCACGCCCACTACCGGCACGCCGTTATCAGAAAGCCACTTTGCACCCTTGAGGGTTCCCTCACCACCAATGGCTACAAGTGCATCTACCCCGGCATCCGCCATGTTGGACTTAATCTGTTCAAGGCCGGCCTTGAACTTATCCGGATGCAGGCGGCCGGTGCCCAGGATGGTGCCGCCGCGCAGCAGAATACGGTCGATTTCCGCATCGTCATAAAGATCGCGGCGGCGGTCTTCCATCAGGCCGACCCAACCGTCCTCATAACCGACGACGGTATCTCCAAACTCGTTGGATGCGGTACGCACTACCGCACGGATTACAGCATTGAGGCCGGGGCAGTCGCCACCGGACGTTAAAACACCTAGACGCATACCTACCAATTTAGCGCGCGAATTTTAGCCCTGCAGAGTGTTCCGAAAGCATAGAGCGGAAACCAGGCCGACCACCAGCGCAACCACGATGGCGAATAACGAATTAATAATGGCTGCCTCTGGGCTGCCCGTTTGCATTACCGCAGAGACGAGAGCGACGCCCAGCACAGATCCCACTTGACGGGAGGTGTTATACACACCGGAGGCAGCCCCCATAAGCTGCGGCGAAACATCACGCAAGGTGGTTGCCGCATTGGAACCCCAGATAAAGGACTGTCCCACTCCTAAACCCGCAATAGGCAGACCAAGCACCCAGGCCAGGGCATCTGCCTGCATGACCCACCATGCCGCGAAGAGGGAGAAGATAAGGATGGAAAAACCCGTCGCGCCCAGCAAACGCGGGTTGATTTTATCGGCCATTATTCCTGCCACCGGGGACATCAACAGCGATACCAGTGCCATAGGTGCCACGATGATGCCGGCCTCTCCCGCCGGAATTCCTTGAACGGTCTGCAACCAAAACATGACAGGCAGCATGACGGACGCCGCCATAAAACCCATAGCGATAATGCCTACCGAACCTGCCACATAATTGCGGTTGCGAAAAAGCGCCAGTGGCACCAATGGGCTTGAGCCGCGGGCGTGAGCGGTAACCTGCAGACGAATGAACCACGCACTAGCAATAATTCCGACAAGCAAAATCAGCCAGACTGTCCAGCCCCAACCAAGCACGGGGCCTTGTTGAATCCCAAAGACGAGCGCAGCCAGTGCAAGTAGGGAGACAATGGCCGAGGCCACATCGATAGCCTGCGCGGTGGTGGGCAGCTCAGGCACCCACAAAAGCGCGAATGCAATAGCTAACACCACGAAGGGAATATGCACCCAAAAAGCGGCCTGCCAGCCGAAATTCCCTACCAAATAGCCCCCAGCGAGTGGCCCGGCCAAGGCCGCGACCGAACCAATCACACCCCACACACCTAATGCGCGTCCGCGCCGCTCGCGAGCGAAAATTCGATTAATCACGGACATCGTCTGTGGCATCTGTAGCGAAGCGCCAATGCCTTGCACAACTCGCGCTGCGATAAGCACCTCCACAGCGGGGGCCAAAGCACAGCTCAGCGCGCCTACACCGAAGACGGCCACGCCCACACAAAACGTACGCCGTTGGCCCAAGACATCGCCTAAGCGTCCGGTAAAAAGAAGCGGCACCACCACCGCCAAAAGATAAGCGGCGGATACCCACATGGTGTGGTTAACACTCGCACCTAGCTCGCGTTGCAGATCCGGCAAAGCCACCGCCACCATGGATTGATCCAAAAGAGAAACGAAGAAGCCCAAGGATAGGGCAAACATGGCGCGCCATGCTTGGCGCTCGGGCGGCAGATGGGTCTCCACGGTCATGGCCATAAAGTCTAGCGGGACCAAGAGAGTCGGCCTAGACTGGCCGCATGTCCATGATCGATATCAAAAAGCCCCAAGATGTTTCTACTGCCACCACCGTCACCCTCGGCCTTATCGGCGGCTGGGTAACCGCGCGCGAGACCGGAATCCGCCCGCTCGGCGGCGTGATCCTCGCCGCTGCGGGTGTATGGGCGGGCCGCTCTTGGGCCAAGAAGACCACTCCAACCACCACTGCAGGCCTGTGCGCGCTCTATGTCGGAGCATTCGGCGCCTCCCACCCGCTAGCAAAGAAGATTGGTGCCTGGCCGGCCGTACTTAGCGTCACTGCCGCCTCAGCAGGCGCGGCTTATGCGCTTTCCGACGCCAAATAGTCCCCACACAATTATGCGCACCACGTCCCTGGGCGTGGTGCGCATTCTTATATTATGCGGGCTGTTAGTTCCTACTTGGCAACCTTGAACTCAACCGCTGTATCGTCGCTACCTAGGGCGACAGTGCCGCCGGGCAGGTTATAGAAGTTGGGCTGAGATTCAAGGAGGCCACGGAGGGCGTCGGAAAGCTCCTGCGTATGCTCATCGCAGGCAACACGGGTGGAGGTGAATTCCCCAACGCTAATGGTGCCGTCCTCTGCCACCACGTAGGTGGTGTTATAGGTATTGCAACCATCATTCATCACCAAGGAGTGGTCCTTGGCAAAATCGACGCTAAGCTTGCCATCTTCCTTAACGGAGTGGAGCTCGCCGGTGATGGTCTGGCCTTCAATCTTGGGTTCCAACTTCTCTGCGCCCTGTGGCAGCGGAGTAATCAGGTCGGAATTGGTGGGGGCGGTCATGCTGAATCCTGCATCAATGGCGGGTGCCTGTGCGGCGTTGGCAATTCCTGCACCCATGAGCGCAGCGGCGGACAACGAAAATAGTGCGGTCTTCTTGAAATGCATGCCCAATAATTTACCCCCGCCGAATATAAATTCAACGGGGGTAAAGAAACCTTTATGGAATCGCCAGCGACCCCACAGGAAGTCGCTTATTTATTGCGGCCAGCCTCGTAGGCAGCGCCCACCTTGTAGAGGCGGTCATCTTCGAAGGCTGGCGCCATGATCTGCAGGCCGGTCGGCAAATTGGTATCGCTCGCCATCCCGGACGGCACGGACATGCCGCACAAGCCAGCTAGATTAAGCGGGAGGGTGCACAAGTCAAAGTTATACATCGCCACCGGATCCTCGGCCTTCTCCCCCAGCTTGAATGCGGTGGTCGGGGTGGTCGGGGAAACGAGCACGTCAACCTGCTCGAAGGCACGAGCGAAGTCCTGCGCAATGAGGGTACGCACGCGCTGCGCCTGCAGGTAGTAGGCGTCGTAGTAGCCCACGGACAGCGCATAGGTGCCCAGCATGATGCGGCGCTTTACCTCGGGGCCAAAGCCCTCCGCGCGGGACTGGGACATGACCTGCTCCGCGGAGTGGGAGCCGTCATCGCCGGCGCGCAGGCCGTAGCGCATGCCATCGAAACGCGCCAGGTTGGACGAGACCTCACACGGCATAATCAGGTAGTACGCGGCCAGCGCATCGTCGAAGTGCGGGCAGTCTACCTCAACAATCTCCGCCCCCTGCTCGCGCAGCTGCTCGACGGCAGCGTGATAATTCTCCATCACGCCTTCCTGCCAGCCATCGCGCTCGAATTGCTTAATCAGGCCTACCTTGACGCCGGAGAGATCCCCCTTAGCACCCTCCCGTGCGGCGGCGACCACCGGTGCTACCGGCTTATCCACGGAGGTCGCATCGAAGGCATCGTGGCCGGCGATGACCTCGTGCAACAGCGCGGTATCCAGGACCGTGCGGCCACAGGGACCAGCCTGATCCAGGGAGGATGCAGCAGCAATAAGACCATAGCGGGACACGGTGCCGTAGGTTGGCTTAACACCCACAGTATTGGTCAGCGCGGCTGGCTGGCGGATGGAGCCGCCGGTATCGGTACCAATGCCAAGCGGCGCCTGGCCGGAAGCGAGTGCTGCCGCAGTACCACCGCCGGAGCCGCCCGGGGTGCGCTCGATGTCATAAGGGTTATGAGCCGGACCAAAGGCAGAGTTCTCATTAGAAGAACCCATGGCAAACTCATCCAGGTTGGTCTTGCCCAGGATTGGGATTCCAGCCTCGCGCAGACGCTTCGTCACGGTGGCGTCATAAGGAGAAACGTAGCCCTCCAGCATCTTAGAGGCCGCGGTGGTAGGCGCATCGGTGGTAACGAGCAAATCCTTCAGCGCCAGGGGCACGCCTGCCAGACCAGAAGCAGGCTCTTCGCCGGCATCGAGGGCCTTATCCACGGCGTCGGCAGCCGCGAGGGCTTCTTCCGCCCCCACGTGCAGGAAGGAATTAAGCCCCTCATTGGTCTCTGCGATGCGATCCAGGAAGGCCTGAGTAACCTCGCGGGAAGTAATTTCGCGGGAGTGAATCTTTTCCGCCAACTCGGCGGCGGTCAGGGAAGTCAAGCCCTCCGCAGGAACGGTCAGGTTAGACATTTATTTTCCTCCCAAAATCTGTGGCACGACGAAGCGCTCATCTTCTACGGCCGGCGCCTGATCCAAAGCCTGTTCTGCAGTAAGGGTGCGCACAATAACGTCCTCGCGCATCGGGGCGTCCACGGAGTGCGGGTGACTCATCGGCTCCACACCCTCGGTATCCACGTTTCCTACCGCGGAAACGGAATCAACAATTTCATCAATCTGCGTTGCAAACTGGGCTAGCTCTTCCTCACTCAAGGCCAGGCGGGAAAGCTTGGCGAGGTGGGCTACCTCATCACGCGAAATCTCAGACACGCGAACTCCATCCTTCATCTGCATAATCGACATGCCAGCGAAAAATATTCACTGAAAGCATGTACTATGTGAATTGCTAACGACCCATGGTACTGCACCAACTGAGATGGCTGCTGCGTCACCCCAAATTTGCGTTGCTTGAAGCCGCCATTGTGACGCACGTATCATGTTCGGGACTACAAACAACCGAAAGCGTGCGAGACCATGTCCTTTTTGATCCGTGTACTGCTCCCCGATGCCCCTGGCAGCCTGGGCCAGCTTGCCGACGCCTTTGGACTCGTCGACGGCAATATCCAATCGGTCGATATCGTAGAAAACTTCCCCGACGGCACCGTTATGGATGACATTGTCATCGAGCTGCCCCAAGGCGCCATGGCCGATGTCCTCATCACCGCCGCCTCCTCCGTCGACGGCGTGGAAATTGACTCCATCCGCCCGTTTAGCGGCCGAGTAGACCGACGCGGCCAGATTGAGCTGCTCGCGCGTGTAGCTAATGCCACCAATGTCACTGCGGCCATGGAAGAGGTCGTCGCGGCCATCCCGAAGGCACTCACCTCCACCTGGTGCATCGTCATTGATAATAACGAGCCTATCCGCCGCCTGGCCTCCTCCAACGCCGCTCCCGAAGATGATGGAACCGTGCCGCACGATATCGAGGTTGAAAGCGCGCGCGTGCTCAGCCCCGAGCGCGATGCATGGATTCCGGAAAGCTGGTCGCTTCTCGATTCCGCCTTGGCCGCCGCCCCATTGGGCGATACCGGCTTGGTTATCGCCATGGGCCGCACCGGTGGCCCTGACTACCTCGCCTCCGAGGTAGAGCACTTAGGCCACATCGGCACCATCTTGGGCAGCTTCCTCAAGTAGCCGGACTGAATTAGGCCTCGCCAGATTCTAGTAGCTGCTGGAATTCCGCTTCGTTGAGAATCGGGATTTCCAGCTCGCGTGCTTTGTCTTCCTTGGAACCGGCGTTTTCACCGGCCACCACATAGGAGGTCTTTTTCGACACCGATCCGGTGGCCTTGCCGCCGCGAGAGACAATAGCCTCTTTCGCGGAATCCCTGGTGAAGTTCTCCAAGCTGCCGGTGACCACGATGGTCAGGCCCTCAAGGGTCTGCTCCTTGTGATCCTCGACCGCTACCTCCATGGCCACGCCCGCAGCAGCCCATTTGTCCACAATCGTGCGGTGCCAATCCACCTCGAACCAATCGTGGAAGGATTGCGCGATGGTCATGCCGACGCCATCGACCTCTGCAAGCTCCTCCGTCTTCGCAGCGCGCAGCTTGTCCATGGATCCATAGTGGGAAGCAAGCGCCCGAGCCGCAATCGGACCCACGTGGCGAATAGACAAAGCGACCAATACCCGCCAGAAATCCCGCCGTTTAACCTCCTCTAGATTTTTCAGCAGGTTCTGCCCGGCCGTGTTTACTTTGGCATTGCCTTCCTTTTTGGTGCGCTTGTCCTTGGTGTCCTTCTTCGCCGTGTAGACGTCTGAGGCCAAAAGCTTTTCCGCGGTGAGCTCAAAAAGCTCCGACTCATCGATGAGGATGCCATTTTCAATTAAGTCCATGGCTCCCTTTTCACCGAGGGCCTCAATGTCCAGTGCTTTACGCGAGGCCAAGTACTCCAGGCGCGCCGAAAGCTGCGCTGGGCACGATTGAGTATTAGGGCAACGCCAGTCCGCATCACCATCCTTCTGTGGGGCCAATTTCGTGCCGCACGCCGGGCAGTTTTCTGGGAAGGTCCACTCGTATTCGCTACCATCGCGCTGTTCGCGCACTGGCCCGAGCACCTCCGGAATAATCTCGCCCGCCTTGCGGATGATAACGGTATCGCCGATCAGCACCCCCTTGCGCTTGACCTCAGATTGGTTATGCAAGGTTGCCATGGACACCGTGGATCCAGAGACAAAGACCGGCTCCATAATGGCAAAAGGCGTTACTCGCCCAGTACGCCCCACACCCACCTCGATGCCCTTGAGCTTTGTGGTCACTTCCTCCGGCGGATACTTATAGGCAATGGCCCAGCGCGGTGCGCGGGAGGTTGAACCAAGTGCGCGCTGAGAAGCCAAGTCATCGACCTTGACCACCAGTCCGTCCATTTCAAAGATGGCGTCGTGGCGGTGCTCTGCCCAATGCGCCACCTCTTCCTGAACCTCTTTGGCCGAGTGCACCTGCTTGGTATACGGGGAAACGGGTAGCCCCCAAGCCGCAATCGCCTTATAGGCATCGTGCTGTGAGCTGGGCGAGAATCCCTCGCGCGCACCCAAGCCGTGGCACACCATTTTCAGGCGGCGTTTTTTCACCTCGGCGGGATCCTTCATGCGAAGTCCACCGGCCGCGGCATTGCGCGGATTAGCAAATTTATCCTTGCCATCAGCCACGCGTTCCTCATTGATCTCCTCGAAGTCCTCGGGGCGCATGTATACCTCGCCACGGATCTCGATAAGCTCCGGAACTGGGTATTCATCAGTCCCCGTCAGCTCGTGCGGAATATCCTCGATTACGCGTGCATTGGCAGTGATCTCCTCGCCCACCGTGCCATCGCCTCGGGTAGCGGCAGTGCTCAGGCGTCCGTTGCGATAGACCAGATCGATAGACAGCCCATCGATCTTAAGCTCGGTGAGATAGGTCTTTGCCGGAGTTCTATCTAGCCAATCCTGCATCTCACCAGCGCTAAAGACGTTATCCAAGCTCATCATGCGCTCAAGGTGCTCAATATCTTCGCCGCCGCTCGGAGCGGCGCCTACCTGCTGGGTGGGCGAATCAGGCACGGCAAGCTCTGGGTGCTCTTCTTCTAGCGCAAGAAGGCGCTGAAAGAGTGCATCAAAATCGGCGTCGGGAATAGCCGGCTCACCGTTGTAGTACAGATTGCGGTGGCGGCGCACTTCCTGCGCGAGGTCATTCCATTCACGGTGCAGATCAACTGGATTAGTCACGCTGCCCAAGTGTAGCTATCCCTCGTGTCGGGGCTAGCTACTAAGGTATGAATCATGAATTTCGACGCCTCCCGCATGCTCGCCTTCGACCTTGAGACCACCTCGGCCAACCCTAAACAAGCCCGCATTGTTACCTCTGCCCTAGTCCGCATTGACGGCCGCGATGTGCAAAAAATTGAGCACCTAGCCGATCCCGGAATCGAAATTCCACAGGAAGCAACCAATGTCCATGGAATCACCACGGAAAAGGCCCGCGCAGAGGGCCGCCCCCACGAAGTTGTGCTCAAAGAGACGGTCGAGGCAATCAAGGCTGCATGGGAGGATGGCCTGACGCTGATCGTCTACAACGCAGCATTTGATCTCACCGTATTGCGCAGCCTGACCGGAGATTTTACGGTAACCGGCCCGGTCTATGACCCCTATGTGATAGACCGCGTCAGCGATAAGTGGCGAAAAGGAAAACGCACCCTTGGCGCAGTGTGCGAACACTACGGCGTCGAGTTGGGCAACGCCCACGAAGCTACTGCCGACGCCCTCGCGGCCGCCCGCGTGGCATGGAAGCAGGTACGCCAGCACTACCCCAACCTGGCGCAGATGGAGGAAAACGAGCTCATGGAGTTCCAGGCAGTCAAGTGGTACGAGGACCGCGTCGCGTTCAAGAAATACCTAGAGGGCAAAGGCCGCGATGCGTCGGATGTCTCGACGGCGTGGCCGCTGATCGGATAAAGTCTCCCAAATCTCCACTTCGAGCCGAAAGTCTCCCAAATCTCCGACGAAACGGGTTACACTAGCCGCATGGACAACCCATTCCGCCCGACATTCGGTGCCCCTCCCCTGTTCTGGGTCGGCCGCGGCGTCGTGCTCGATAGTTTCCGCACTGCCCTCGATGGTTCAGCAGGCAATGCCTCCCGTTCCATGGTGCTAAGCGGCGCTAGGGGCATCGGCAAAACGGTCCTTATCAACGAGTTGGAAGATATTGCTGAAGCGCGCGGTTGGGTAACGCTACGCGCCTCCGGGCGCTCCACCATGGTGGAGGAACTGGTCAACACCACGATTCCGAGGCTTCTCGAGCGGCTTTCGCCCAGCGATAAGAAGAAGGTCAGCCGCATCGGCATCGGCGGCGTAGGATCGATTGGCTTCGACCACCAGAAGGAAGACCGCTTCACCCCCACGTTGAATTCTCGCCTACGCGAGCTTTCCTCCGAGCTGAAAGGCGTCGGCATCCTCCTCACCATCGACGAGGTTCAAGACGCCGACGTCGAAGAGCTCACCACCATCGCCGTGGCCTACCAAGACTTGGTGCGCGATGAAATCGATATCGCCTTGGTGGCCGCTGGCCTGCCGCAGGGGGTCAACCACTTGCTGGACCTGCCCGGGGTAACCTTCCTGCGCCGGGCCCAGAAATTCGTGCTCGGCCCCTTGTCGCCGGCCAATGCGGAGCAGGCCCTAGAGCACACGGCCTCGGGGTCGGGGCTGGAGTTTAGCCACGAAGCGATTACGGACGCCGCCGCGCTCACCCGCGGCTACCCCTACCTCGTGCAATTGGTCGGCTCACTGGCGTGGGAGCGCAGTCGCCGCAACCAAGAAGGCGGCATTTCCCAGCAGACAATCGCCTCTATCGCCCCAGATGCAATATCGATCATGGGCGCGCAGGTGCACCAGCCTGCGACGCTAGCCCTGACGCCGGCGCAGCGGGAGTTCCTGGAAGCGATGGCCGCAGTCGAAGTCCATGGCATCGCTACAATCGCAGACATCGCGGGCCACATGGACCGCACGGTGCGCTCACTGTCAGCCACCCGCCAGCGGCTTATCGACGCCGACCTCATCGAACCCACCGCACATGGCAAGCTGCGCTACGTCATCCCCTACATGGGCGAATACTTCACCACCACGGATAGCCGCGGGCGCGTCGATTAAAGATCGCCTGCGTCGCGGATGAGGATGCCCGCCACCTCAGCGGCAAAGGAGTAGCTGGGCGCGGCCTTTTCCACCGGCCACGGGAAGATATCAACCTGCTCTGGAATTCGCTCCCGCGACAATCCCATGCGGTCAAAGTGCTGTGCAATAGAAATAGCCTCCGCGCGAGCATCTTGCCCTGCCACGCCCAATCCGACGCGAGCGCCACCATCAATCCACTGCCCCAAGCCATCGAGATGCTCGGGCGAGGCTAGACCAGCAAAATCGAGCAGCACCGTCTTCGCCGCCACTTCCCATATGGGTTTGCGAAGCCGTAGGTAATCCGCGCCAAACTCCGCCAGTGTCGCATTGACCTGGTCTGCGGGAACAGCCCTAATCGTATCGAAATCGGTGGTGCCTGGAAGGGCGCCCGAAAGGACGTCGGCAAGCAGGGGCTCGTCCAGCTGCACTCGCACTTCTGCCCCAAAGCGCTGTGCCACCTGTGCTCTGTGTTCCTGAATTGCGGCCAATAGTGCACCACACAGGTCCCGAAAAGCACCCGAATCAGTAATCGCGCGGTGCCCGTTTCCTAGCTCCACAGCGGCCGCCAAACTCCACGGGCCTACCACTTGGACCTTGATACGGGGAACTGACTCGCCCCACACCTCCTGAATCTCGTCCAGGTCGCGGCTCGTCTGGTCGACAATCCGGTGCGAGATGAGCTGCGGCCGATCGCTGAGCACCCATGAGCGCGGTCCGCAGTCAATGGAGACTGCTTCCAACAAGCCCGCCGTTCGCCCAATGGCTCCGGCATGAATCCCGCGGTCCGGCAACTGCGGAAGGTGCGGGAGACCACCCGTCTCACCCATCACGATG from Corynebacterium tuberculostearicum includes the following:
- a CDS encoding DUF4261 domain-containing protein, which gives rise to MTTPHSVDAALIDAPLINIAVFRTAPTPEEVSERLTTTFGDRLGEITPGKNPGSIMVELDDSFLLHYQAVDTPPTRDSYGLHPILSADARGLDSATAQILVTVFAQNDEQDRAKQFREARRKHLELLSKATAVVAEHPDCLIVHNPRGNVSIAPNTFLEAVRDNLAPMHIAPVWLTQKGNKILGYTVGLVQAGHPEIQAATESMDPTDLYYKLANIADHVLQGATVKDGDTLSFEQGQPPLTVAKEPWFVDESLPAVTINF
- a CDS encoding bile acid:sodium symporter family protein, producing MSIDRRTDNRVEARPAPSSAQDRQAFIAALGFPVLVIIGGVIGYLAPDTAASFAPQVTPLLGIVMFGMGLTLKPVDFALVARRPLPVLIGVVAQFVIMPLVALLVVAVMDLPDEVAAGVILVGCAPGGTSSNVVSYLARGDVALSVTMTSISTLLAPVLTPLLTLWLAGEYMPVSAPAMAWSIVKVVLIPVVAGILVGMLFPRLVAKINAALPWISVAAISAIVCIVVGGAHDPIAMAGALVFGAVAIHNACGYLLGYLAGAVTKQAITARRTMAVEVGMQNSGLATSLASTYMNPLAALPGAVFSVWHNLSGAVLAAICRYSDSRKGGRIR
- a CDS encoding ATP-dependent 6-phosphofructokinase is translated as MRLGVLTSGGDCPGLNAVIRAVVRTASNEFGDTVVGYEDGWVGLMEDRRRDLYDDAEIDRILLRGGTILGTGRLHPDKFKAGLEQIKSNMADAGVDALVAIGGEGTLKGAKWLSDNGVPVVGVPKTIDNDVNATDYTFGFDTAVSVATDAIDRLHTTAESHNRILIVEVMGRHVGWIALHAGMAGGAHYTVVPEEPFDIAEITKAMERRFQMGEKYGIICVAEGALPKEGTMDFEAGGVDQFGHQTFNGIGQVIGDEIKARTGYDVRTTVLGHIQRGGTPTAYDRVLATRYGVHAARAIHEGKSGMCVALHGENIDLVPLEDAVGQLKTVPESRYRNAQALFG
- a CDS encoding DHA2 family efflux MFS transporter permease subunit, translating into MTVETHLPPERQAWRAMFALSLGFFVSLLDQSMVAVALPDLQRELGASVNHTMWVSAAYLLAVVVPLLFTGRLGDVLGQRRTFCVGVAVFGVGALSCALAPAVEVLIAARVVQGIGASLQMPQTMSVINRIFARERRGRALGVWGVIGSVAALAGPLAGGYLVGNFGWQAAFWVHIPFVVLAIAFALLWVPELPTTAQAIDVASAIVSLLALAALVFGIQQGPVLGWGWTVWLILLVGIIASAWFIRLQVTAHARGSSPLVPLALFRNRNYVAGSVGIIAMGFMAASVMLPVMFWLQTVQGIPAGEAGIIVAPMALVSLLMSPVAGIMADKINPRLLGATGFSILIFSLFAAWWVMQADALAWVLGLPIAGLGVGQSFIWGSNAATTLRDVSPQLMGAASGVYNTSRQVGSVLGVALVSAVMQTGSPEAAIINSLFAIVVALVVGLVSALCFRNTLQG
- a CDS encoding META domain-containing protein; the protein is MHFKKTALFSLSAAALMGAGIANAAQAPAIDAGFSMTAPTNSDLITPLPQGAEKLEPKIEGQTITGELHSVKEDGKLSVDFAKDHSLVMNDGCNTYNTTYVVAEDGTISVGEFTSTRVACDEHTQELSDALRGLLESQPNFYNLPGGTVALGSDDTAVEFKVAK
- the gatA gene encoding Asp-tRNA(Asn)/Glu-tRNA(Gln) amidotransferase subunit GatA, with the translated sequence MSNLTVPAEGLTSLTAAELAEKIHSREITSREVTQAFLDRIAETNEGLNSFLHVGAEEALAAADAVDKALDAGEEPASGLAGVPLALKDLLVTTDAPTTAASKMLEGYVSPYDATVTKRLREAGIPILGKTNLDEFAMGSSNENSAFGPAHNPYDIERTPGGSGGGTAAALASGQAPLGIGTDTGGSIRQPAALTNTVGVKPTYGTVSRYGLIAAASSLDQAGPCGRTVLDTALLHEVIAGHDAFDATSVDKPVAPVVAAAREGAKGDLSGVKVGLIKQFERDGWQEGVMENYHAAVEQLREQGAEIVEVDCPHFDDALAAYYLIMPCEVSSNLARFDGMRYGLRAGDDGSHSAEQVMSQSRAEGFGPEVKRRIMLGTYALSVGYYDAYYLQAQRVRTLIAQDFARAFEQVDVLVSPTTPTTAFKLGEKAEDPVAMYNFDLCTLPLNLAGLCGMSVPSGMASDTNLPTGLQIMAPAFEDDRLYKVGAAYEAGRNK
- the gatC gene encoding Asp-tRNA(Asn)/Glu-tRNA(Gln) amidotransferase subunit GatC gives rise to the protein MSEISRDEVAHLAKLSRLALSEEELAQFATQIDEIVDSVSAVGNVDTEGVEPMSHPHSVDAPMREDVIVRTLTAEQALDQAPAVEDERFVVPQILGGK
- a CDS encoding amino acid-binding ACT domain protein gives rise to the protein MSFLIRVLLPDAPGSLGQLADAFGLVDGNIQSVDIVENFPDGTVMDDIVIELPQGAMADVLITAASSVDGVEIDSIRPFSGRVDRRGQIELLARVANATNVTAAMEEVVAAIPKALTSTWCIVIDNNEPIRRLASSNAAPEDDGTVPHDIEVESARVLSPERDAWIPESWSLLDSALAAAPLGDTGLVIAMGRTGGPDYLASEVEHLGHIGTILGSFLK